AGAGAGTCCGACGGCAATCAGCCAGCGGTTGGGAGGCGACGGGAGCGTGATGCGATACAGCTCGATCAGCGCCAGGCAACCGCCCGTCATCAACAGCAGTGTCAAGGCCCAGGGGGGGAAGTACGAGATGATAACGTAAACGATCGGGATCAGCGCGGCCGCGGTATAAAGACGCCGAAGGTCAAACCGTCGAGGGCCTATCGATGGTGCGATCACAAGCGCGGACTCACGCGTATCCGTGAACGGTTGGGGGCGGCGTCCATTCGAACTAGGAGGAGATCGCGCTCAAGATTCGCCCGAAGCGGCGCTCCCGTTTTTGATATTCCAACAGCGCCAACAAAAATTCGCGCCGGCGAAAATCCGGCCACAACGTCGGGGTGAAGCACAGCTCCGTATAGGCCGACTGCCAGAGCAGAAAGTTGCTGATCCGCGTTTCCCCGCTCGTCCGAATCAGAAGATCGGGATCGGGAAGCGGATGCGTATATAAGTACTGTTGGAACAAGGGTTCATCAATCTGTCCACCCTCGATGACGCCGGCCTGCGCATCGGCCAGCAGCGATCTCACGGCATCGACGATTTCCGACCGACCTCCGTAACTCAAGGCCACCGCCAGGGTCATTTTGTCCAGATGGGCGGTTTCTTGCTCGGTTCTGCGGACCCAATGCCGCGCCGACGGCGGGAGGAGTTCGATACGGCCGATGGCTCGAAATCGAACCCGTTGCTCGATCAGGCCCGTTCGTTCCGTCGAGAGATAATGTTCGAGAAGACCCATGAGCGCGTTGATTTCCTGGCTGGGTCTGTTCCAATTTTCTTGGGAAAACGCGTAGATCGTCAGGGCCTGGATGCCGAGCTCCAAGCAGAGCGAGATCATTTCCCTGACGGAGTTGATGCCTTCGCGATGCCCTTCGATGCGGGGAAGGCCGCGCAATTCGGCCCACCGCCCGTTGCCGTCCATGATGACGGCAACGTGTTTGGGCAACAGATCGGGATCCAATCTGGCCGCCAACTCGCTCTCCGAGAGTTGATCAAGGCTGACTACGGGCTGGTGTCTCATGAAACCCTGCGGCGCTCCTCCAGATGGAATTTGGTTTAAGGTGTTTCGACTACAACTCTGCGTCAGGAGGGTAGCCGAAGTCTACTGGCGAGGGGGCGGAATGTCAAACAATAACTCGGAATCTAGGTAATAGTCCTATAAATCGCCGTCCGTCGCATTGCGACCACGGAAACGAATAAGCTATACTCCGCGCGTCCATCTC
This sequence is a window from Candidatus Nitrospira inopinata. Protein-coding genes within it:
- a CDS encoding isoprenyl transferase, translating into MRHQPVVSLDQLSESELAARLDPDLLPKHVAVIMDGNGRWAELRGLPRIEGHREGINSVREMISLCLELGIQALTIYAFSQENWNRPSQEINALMGLLEHYLSTERTGLIEQRVRFRAIGRIELLPPSARHWVRRTEQETAHLDKMTLAVALSYGGRSEIVDAVRSLLADAQAGVIEGGQIDEPLFQQYLYTHPLPDPDLLIRTSGETRISNFLLWQSAYTELCFTPTLWPDFRRREFLLALLEYQKRERRFGRILSAISS